From the genome of Sulfurimonas paralvinellae:
GATATAGTCAATATTTACACCCAAATCACTTCCATCCCCAAAATATTTTTTGATCATATCAGCTTTGTAGTTGACACTAATAGTAATATTGACAAAACCATACTTGGCAAAGTTTTCGATAATTGTCTCAAGAATCGGTTTATTGCCGACTTTTAAGAGTGGTTTTGGAATATCTTCGGTCAAAGGACGAAGACGTGTTCCCAGGCCTCCTGCCATTAAAATCACCCTGTTGTTTTTTGCATTTGTTTTTAACAGTTTTGAGATCTCTTCGATCTTTACTAACTTACCTTCATCATCTACGATAGGAATCTGGTATATTTGTTTGCGAACAGCTTTTTGAATAATCAGTTCTTTAGAATCATTGATATTTGCCAGTGTCGGTTCTTTAAAGTAAAGATTTTCTATACTTGATTCAAGCGTGAGACCATCAAGCAGTCCACGACGAATATCTCCATCACTCAAAGTTCCAACAACTTTTTCATCATTATCCAGTACAATAGCAATACGCATTGCTCCTTTGTCGATAACATGCAGAGCTTTTTTTATGGTTGAATCTCTTTGTAGTAAAATATCTTGATATTTATTCATGGAAACATCCTTTTATGTCATAGAATTTTTTTCTTAAGATACCGTTTATTGGGTTCTTTTTTAATATTTCTTTTATTCTTTTCGCACTATTTGGCATTTCAAAAGGGCTTTTTATATCACTGATGTTTTTGAGAAAATCTTTATTGTATGCTGTTTCAATAGCTCTTTGTATGTCAGCTTGTTCTATCTTACAGTCAATGATACTTTGAGCTTTGAGTCTTCCTTCTTGTCGTTCACCTATATTTATGGTCGGTTTACAAAAACTTGGAACTTCTAAAATACCGCTTGAACTATTTCCTATTACAGCATCGACATATTGTATAATGCTAAAGTATCGTAACTGCCCCAAAGAATTAAAAGCAACAGCTCGTTTTTTATGTTTTTTTACAAATGTATCGATCATTTTGTTGATCTCTTTTCCGCCTTCATCAGCATTTGCTTTTGTAAAGACTATTGTGGTATCTTTAAGATTTTCAAGTACACATAAAAGTTCATGAAATTGTTCTTTTGGGGTCATTATTGAGAGTGTTTGTGGGTGATATGTTACAAGTAAATTTTTCTTACCGAGTGAAAAATTAATGTTTTTTTCTAAAGAGTGTCTGTCAAGCAGTTTCAAATTCTTAATATTCTCAACGCCTAACGAACCTACATTGAATACTCTAGCCGGATCTTCTCCAAGCTGTATGACTCGATCGGCATACTCTTGGGCTGCCGTAAAATGGAGCAAGGAGAGCTTTGTTACTGCATGGCGTATATTATCATCAATAGCTCCCTCTGTAATCTCACCCCCATGAATGTGTGCAATAGGAATATGCAGCATCATGGCTGCTGTTGCTATGCTAAGAATTTCATAACGGTCTCCTAAAAGCACAATAATATCAGGACTAAGTCTAGAAAGTGCGAGTGTGATATCTTTTTGTAATTCTGCCATACTCAATGATAATGATACAGGAGTATCACTTGAGAGATTCATTGCTATTTTTTCATTGATAGAGAATTCTGCTTCTATCTCTTTATATGTTTCACCAAAGTTTTTATCTAAATGAGTACCTGAAACGATCAATTGCAATTGTAATGCTTTATCATCTTCTATTTGCCGCAACAGAGGTTTTAAGAGCCCATATTCTGCACGTGTTGTTGTAACGACACAAATTTTTCTCATAACAATGCATCTTTCTGATAGTCTTTTTGTGAGACCGTGCCAATAATTTCATCCCATTTCATCGGACTTATTCCATTACCGGGTCTTTTGATAGTGATGTTTTCTTCAGTAAAAATTTCACCTTTTTTTATCTCTCTTTTTGCAACTATACTTTTTCGTGCCACAATAATATTTGGAGTTTCACTTTTACTTGGTTTTTTCACGCCATCACCTAAAGCCAGTTCTATATTGCGTATAGCTTTT
Proteins encoded in this window:
- a CDS encoding nucleotidyltransferase family protein yields the protein MNKYQDILLQRDSTIKKALHVIDKGAMRIAIVLDNDEKVVGTLSDGDIRRGLLDGLTLESSIENLYFKEPTLANINDSKELIIQKAVRKQIYQIPIVDDEGKLVKIEEISKLLKTNAKNNRVILMAGGLGTRLRPLTEDIPKPLLKVGNKPILETIIENFAKYGFVNITISVNYKADMIKKYFGDGSDLGVNIDYIEETKRLGTAGALSLIQERPQEPFFVMNADLLTNVNFEHLLDFHLMEHSVATMCVREYDYQVPYGVIQTDGSRITSIEEKPVHKFFVNAGIYTLSPQVFEYIPKNEFYDMPTLFEDIIKDELKSISFPIHEYWLDIGRMSDFEQAQNEYGEIF
- the neuC gene encoding UDP-N-acetylglucosamine 2-epimerase encodes the protein MRKICVVTTTRAEYGLLKPLLRQIEDDKALQLQLIVSGTHLDKNFGETYKEIEAEFSINEKIAMNLSSDTPVSLSLSMAELQKDITLALSRLSPDIIVLLGDRYEILSIATAAMMLHIPIAHIHGGEITEGAIDDNIRHAVTKLSLLHFTAAQEYADRVIQLGEDPARVFNVGSLGVENIKNLKLLDRHSLEKNINFSLGKKNLLVTYHPQTLSIMTPKEQFHELLCVLENLKDTTIVFTKANADEGGKEINKMIDTFVKKHKKRAVAFNSLGQLRYFSIIQYVDAVIGNSSSGILEVPSFCKPTINIGERQEGRLKAQSIIDCKIEQADIQRAIETAYNKDFLKNISDIKSPFEMPNSAKRIKEILKKNPINGILRKKFYDIKGCFHE